In the Corynebacterium kroppenstedtii genome, one interval contains:
- a CDS encoding cation:proton antiporter subunit C, with translation MIMAITIGVLTAGGVFLVLQRGMVRLILGMTLIGHATNLTLLAAGIGAWRSEPIMSGTNPQDAADPLPQAFVLTAIVISMATTAFMLALAALGRSDDTLTDPVKEFPDLFAAFKDSVWSTEEKSVPAKKKVAHGQAKDSQEEHDTPTDDAYVLPDHVTHEVTALQTMGRSARRISTDSNQYQRRQQREEGIE, from the coding sequence ATGATTATGGCAATAACGATTGGTGTACTCACCGCCGGCGGTGTGTTCCTGGTTCTCCAACGGGGAATGGTCCGGTTGATCCTCGGGATGACGCTCATTGGCCACGCCACCAACTTAACTCTCCTGGCTGCCGGTATCGGCGCGTGGCGGTCAGAGCCCATCATGAGCGGCACGAATCCCCAGGACGCAGCCGATCCTTTGCCGCAGGCTTTCGTGCTGACGGCGATTGTTATTTCGATGGCCACCACCGCGTTCATGCTGGCCTTGGCCGCGTTGGGCCGCTCCGATGACACCTTGACCGATCCGGTCAAGGAGTTCCCCGATTTGTTCGCAGCGTTCAAGGACTCGGTGTGGAGCACCGAGGAAAAGTCCGTGCCCGCTAAGAAGAAGGTGGCACACGGCCAGGCAAAGGATTCGCAGGAAGAGCACGATACCCCTACCGACGACGCTTATGTTTTGCCTGATCACGTCACCCATGAGGTGACAGCGCTGCAGACGATGGGCCGCAGTGCACGTCGAATTTCCACCGACTCGAACCAATATCAGCGACGCCAACAGCGCGAGGAGGGCATCGAATAG
- a CDS encoding monovalent cation/H(+) antiporter subunit G, with protein MIVNIIISVLIVIAAIAFIDEVIEMWRAPDALTRVNLTGPITGVGVPLLIIANMIRSIADGDEWYVVLVKSVIAIVACLMVASVGSFVMGRSVHAEQIRRGQSATMGKGAGYTGKATTTTGTPLDGKAGGDKD; from the coding sequence ATGATCGTCAACATCATTATTTCCGTACTGATCGTGATCGCCGCCATCGCCTTCATCGACGAGGTCATCGAGATGTGGCGGGCGCCCGATGCACTCACCCGCGTCAACCTCACGGGCCCCATCACAGGCGTCGGAGTCCCCCTGCTCATCATTGCGAACATGATTCGTTCTATTGCCGACGGCGACGAATGGTACGTCGTGCTAGTGAAGTCCGTGATCGCAATCGTCGCGTGCCTGATGGTGGCGTCGGTGGGATCCTTCGTGATGGGCCGTTCCGTCCACGCCGAGCAAATCCGGCGTGGGCAGAGCGCCACGATGGGCAAAGGAGCAGGCTACACGGGCAAAGCCACAACAACGACGGGAACGCCCCTGGACGGCAAAGCCGGCGGAGACAAAGACTAA
- a CDS encoding aminotransferase class V-fold PLP-dependent enzyme, with protein sequence MFDVAHARGLYVWLGEGWVYLNAHEQAQIPERVNTAATYSFRNAHLRTAVEAASGSHSQSQKSGAPIGDSYVASARRAVADLVGARANQVVLGPSRASLLRNLADCLSHRVGIGTEVVLARSNADSAIDPWVRSAHLYGATVKWAEADLASGALPAWQFTSLVSPSTAIVALPAAHALVGAVTDVEAISSSVHRISPRAWTIVDATDVLPYRHVEIQSWGADVVALDLAPLGGPELGALVFRDEAMFDRLRPPRRRGWGSNQSALGVSSGQRRGRHAGAGVVEWDPPQAALCGSVAALVDHWAGLDDSATGTRRRRLQSTMPKIDTYLTALAAHLVYGLKDLGVYVIGFDDDSSHVERVPRISFIISGMSAEAAQARLADNGVIVGVAESDSLFDAMGVTESGGALTVGLAPYNTAHDVDHLLRSVSVLR encoded by the coding sequence ATGTTCGACGTCGCCCACGCGCGTGGACTCTATGTTTGGTTAGGCGAGGGCTGGGTGTACTTAAATGCGCACGAACAGGCGCAGATTCCGGAGCGCGTGAATACAGCGGCGACGTATTCGTTTAGGAACGCTCATTTGCGCACGGCTGTGGAGGCGGCATCGGGTAGTCATTCTCAAAGTCAGAAGTCGGGGGCACCGATCGGTGATAGCTATGTCGCATCGGCGCGCCGGGCTGTCGCTGATTTGGTGGGGGCCCGGGCAAACCAGGTGGTATTGGGCCCGTCGCGCGCGTCCTTGCTGCGTAACTTGGCGGACTGTCTGAGCCACCGCGTGGGAATTGGCACTGAGGTTGTATTGGCCCGCAGTAATGCGGATTCAGCGATTGATCCGTGGGTGCGGTCTGCCCATTTGTATGGTGCGACGGTGAAGTGGGCAGAGGCGGATCTCGCGTCGGGTGCGCTGCCGGCGTGGCAGTTTACGTCGTTAGTGTCACCGTCAACGGCTATCGTGGCGTTGCCTGCTGCTCATGCGTTGGTAGGTGCGGTGACTGATGTGGAGGCCATTTCCAGCTCAGTGCACCGTATTTCGCCGCGAGCCTGGACTATTGTCGACGCCACCGATGTGCTGCCTTACCGGCATGTGGAGATTCAGTCGTGGGGGGCCGACGTGGTGGCTCTGGATCTGGCCCCCTTGGGCGGGCCGGAGCTTGGTGCCCTGGTGTTTCGTGATGAGGCCATGTTTGATCGTCTGCGTCCGCCGCGGCGTCGGGGTTGGGGTTCTAACCAGTCTGCGCTGGGCGTTTCCTCCGGTCAGAGGCGTGGCCGTCATGCCGGGGCCGGTGTGGTGGAGTGGGATCCTCCGCAGGCGGCGCTGTGCGGATCAGTGGCGGCGTTAGTTGACCACTGGGCGGGTCTTGACGATTCCGCGACGGGTACGCGGCGTCGACGGCTGCAGTCCACCATGCCGAAGATCGACACCTATCTCACGGCTTTAGCAGCGCATTTGGTCTACGGATTGAAGGACTTGGGCGTCTATGTCATCGGTTTCGACGATGATTCGTCGCATGTTGAACGGGTGCCGCGCATTAGTTTCATCATCTCGGGGATGTCGGCGGAGGCAGCCCAGGCGCGTTTGGCCGATAACGGCGTGATCGTGGGCGTTGCAGAGAGTGATTCCCTCTTTGACGCCATGGGGGTCACCGAGTCCGGCGGGGCGTTGACGGTCGGGCTGGCGCCGTATAATACCGCCCACGACGTTGACCACCTGTTGAGATCGGTCTCGGTTCTCCGGTGA
- a CDS encoding cation diffusion facilitator family transporter, with the protein MAHNMSPGHDHVEANHHDHGVEHGHEHGPGHSHIHSHSHGHSHGHTHDHGASSRGRLIAALAVTATILLAELIGAWISGSLALAADAGHMLVDSSGLVIALIAVHLSQRPRNNRFTWGWSRAEVLAAALQAGMLIIICGVVAVEGISHLINQPDVEPVPMLIIGTIGLVANAASIIILAGGRESSLNMRAAFLEVVNDALGSLAVILAAIIGLATGWVRADSIASLFIVALMVPRAFTLLRTAIRILMEATPDEIDLDDVREHICGVDGVKDCHDLHINTISTGVVALTAHVAVDSGLSAAEHHRILHTLEDCTAQHFPVAIKHTTFQLEAKDHSGHERLHHGAA; encoded by the coding sequence ATGGCTCACAACATGTCCCCCGGACACGACCACGTGGAGGCAAACCATCACGATCATGGGGTTGAGCACGGTCATGAGCACGGGCCGGGCCACAGCCACATTCATAGCCACAGCCACGGGCACTCTCACGGGCACACGCACGATCACGGTGCTTCGTCACGGGGGCGTTTGATTGCCGCCCTCGCGGTCACGGCAACAATCCTGCTCGCAGAGCTTATCGGTGCGTGGATCTCCGGGTCGCTGGCCCTCGCGGCTGATGCCGGCCATATGTTGGTTGACTCGTCGGGCCTGGTTATCGCCCTGATCGCTGTGCATTTGTCGCAGCGGCCACGCAATAACCGCTTCACGTGGGGATGGTCGCGGGCGGAAGTACTTGCCGCCGCATTGCAGGCAGGGATGCTGATCATTATCTGCGGAGTCGTCGCGGTAGAGGGCATATCCCACCTCATTAACCAGCCCGACGTGGAACCCGTGCCCATGCTCATCATCGGAACTATTGGCCTGGTGGCTAACGCCGCGTCGATTATCATTTTGGCAGGTGGGCGCGAAAGTTCGCTCAATATGCGCGCCGCATTTCTAGAGGTAGTTAACGACGCTTTGGGCTCGCTGGCTGTCATTCTTGCCGCCATTATCGGACTAGCGACGGGGTGGGTTCGCGCGGACTCGATCGCGTCCCTGTTTATCGTTGCGCTGATGGTTCCGCGCGCGTTCACCCTCCTCCGCACAGCGATCCGAATCCTGATGGAGGCCACCCCCGACGAAATTGACCTCGATGATGTGCGCGAACATATTTGCGGCGTCGATGGGGTGAAGGATTGCCATGACCTCCACATCAACACCATCAGCACGGGTGTGGTGGCGTTAACCGCGCACGTGGCGGTGGATAGTGGCCTGTCCGCGGCCGAGCACCACCGGATTCTTCATACCCTGGAAGATTGCACGGCCCAGCACTTCCCGGTGGCCATCAAGCACACCACATTCCAGTTGGAAGCGAAGGACCACAGCGGGCACGAGCGCTTACACCACGGCGCGGCATAA
- a CDS encoding monovalent cation/H+ antiporter subunit D family protein gives MATSTIAALLPLFLAGPLTAAALAAMSPWKVLRIALAFVVPIVGFAAGLSLMIYHWNHPAIAENVGGYAAGIAIPFASDSFSSLMITMTSIVCLVSVWFATAVGEMNARFYPALVCMLMGGVYGAMSTADLFNLFVCIEVMLLPSYALLAMTGTLQRLRAGRLFVLVNLITSAVLVVGVTLTYATAGTSNLPALASAARGNGPVVVTGGLILLALAIKAGLFPVHTWLPRTYPNTSPAVMALFSGLHTKVAFYAIFRIYAVMFGLDDRWSWLILVICVAAMLVGSWAGLGERTMRSVLAYQMVNGMPFMLVGLAFVGHDPRRMLAAGVFYAVHHMTVIASLALSIGSIEETYGTGRLQRLSGLMRRDPLVAAVFVAGALSIVGLPPFSGVIGKLGVVMAVASDYSVKSWIVLAAIVIAGMGALLSMLRLWREVFWGKPMNPQYVDRQLAVPVRFILPSAAMALMSAGLLVGAGPAISATNHAADSLLNVKAYQSAVLGDDAVGVANTGGAGLTGDSHDPADVPDDMIVHHDDEDEHAAGDDHGAGEDNHAMGAGHATESGHHADSHQRHASAMIAVTTGGQE, from the coding sequence ATGGCAACGTCAACGATTGCGGCGCTGCTGCCGCTCTTCCTTGCTGGGCCTCTGACGGCCGCGGCTCTTGCGGCCATGTCGCCGTGGAAAGTGCTCCGCATTGCTTTGGCTTTCGTGGTGCCCATCGTCGGTTTCGCCGCGGGCTTAAGCCTCATGATCTACCACTGGAATCATCCCGCGATCGCGGAGAACGTCGGCGGGTACGCTGCGGGTATCGCGATTCCGTTCGCGTCGGATTCGTTCTCGTCGCTCATGATCACGATGACCTCGATCGTGTGCCTGGTCTCTGTGTGGTTCGCGACGGCTGTCGGAGAGATGAATGCGCGCTTCTACCCTGCCCTGGTGTGCATGCTGATGGGCGGCGTGTACGGGGCGATGAGCACGGCGGATCTGTTCAACCTGTTCGTGTGTATTGAGGTCATGCTTCTGCCGTCGTACGCGTTGCTTGCCATGACGGGTACATTGCAGCGCCTCCGTGCTGGCAGGTTATTTGTGCTGGTGAACTTGATTACATCGGCTGTGCTGGTCGTTGGTGTCACGCTGACCTACGCGACGGCGGGGACGTCGAACCTGCCGGCCCTGGCCAGCGCGGCCCGGGGCAACGGTCCGGTGGTGGTGACCGGCGGTCTGATTCTTCTGGCGCTGGCTATTAAAGCTGGTCTGTTCCCTGTTCACACGTGGTTGCCGCGCACCTATCCGAATACGTCGCCGGCCGTCATGGCTTTGTTCTCTGGCCTGCACACCAAGGTGGCGTTCTATGCGATCTTCCGCATTTATGCCGTCATGTTTGGCCTGGATGACCGCTGGTCGTGGCTCATTCTGGTGATTTGTGTGGCTGCCATGCTTGTTGGTTCCTGGGCTGGCTTGGGTGAGCGTACGATGCGTTCGGTTCTGGCCTACCAGATGGTCAACGGTATGCCATTCATGTTGGTTGGCCTGGCCTTCGTGGGGCATGATCCCCGACGGATGCTGGCCGCGGGCGTGTTCTACGCGGTTCACCACATGACGGTGATTGCGTCGCTGGCCCTGTCCATCGGTTCGATTGAGGAAACGTACGGAACTGGCCGTTTGCAGCGCCTGTCCGGTTTGATGCGTCGTGACCCGTTGGTCGCGGCCGTGTTCGTCGCCGGCGCTTTGTCGATCGTCGGGTTGCCGCCGTTCTCCGGTGTTATCGGTAAATTGGGTGTTGTGATGGCTGTGGCCAGCGACTACTCGGTGAAGTCGTGGATTGTGTTGGCGGCCATCGTCATCGCCGGCATGGGCGCGCTGCTCTCTATGCTCCGGCTGTGGCGCGAGGTGTTCTGGGGCAAACCCATGAACCCGCAGTACGTTGACCGCCAACTGGCTGTTCCGGTGCGGTTCATTTTGCCGTCCGCGGCGATGGCCCTGATGTCGGCCGGGCTGCTGGTGGGCGCTGGGCCCGCGATTTCGGCGACGAACCACGCGGCGGATTCGCTGCTCAACGTCAAGGCCTACCAGAGCGCCGTTCTTGGCGACGACGCGGTGGGCGTGGCGAACACCGGTGGCGCTGGCCTGACTGGCGATTCCCATGATCCAGCCGATGTCCCCGACGACATGATTGTTCATCACGACGATGAGGACGAGCACGCGGCTGGAGACGACCACGGTGCCGGCGAGGACAACCACGCGATGGGTGCTGGCCACGCCACTGAGAGCGGTCACCACGCCGATTCACATCAGCGTCACGCGTCGGCAATGATTGCAGTCACCACAGGAGGGCAAGAATGA
- a CDS encoding NAD(P)H-quinone oxidoreductase — translation MKAIIQHDTSDPTSLKWTDTDDPTPGPGEVLVRIRAAGVNRGDVLQAAGHYPPPPGASNIIGLEAAGTIEAFGPPLESSHEFSEQSDEQPARQWSVGDECGMLLAGGGYAERVAVPITQLFPVPRGWSLTDTAGVIEVAATVWSNLGMVAGMQQGQTVLIHGGSGGIGTFAIQLAHAMGLTVATTAGNANNLELCRSLGADILINYKDDDFVAVMKEHGGADIILDIMGAKYLDSNVKALGEKGHLVIIGMQGGVKGELNIGRLLSKRGSITATNVRGRSLDDKAAVVADTIKHVWPLLEDGTVSAQVTKTLPIADAAEAHRLLKSREVTGKIVLTVE, via the coding sequence ATGAAGGCAATTATTCAACACGACACCAGTGACCCAACGTCATTGAAGTGGACAGACACCGACGACCCAACCCCCGGCCCCGGGGAAGTCCTCGTGCGTATACGCGCCGCCGGTGTCAACCGCGGCGATGTTCTCCAAGCCGCCGGGCATTACCCGCCACCACCCGGCGCGTCGAACATCATCGGGCTCGAAGCCGCGGGAACTATCGAAGCATTCGGGCCGCCCCTGGAGTCGTCACACGAATTCAGCGAGCAATCCGACGAGCAACCTGCCAGACAGTGGAGCGTCGGCGATGAATGTGGAATGCTTTTGGCTGGTGGCGGATATGCCGAACGTGTTGCTGTGCCCATTACCCAGCTCTTTCCCGTACCACGCGGATGGTCGCTCACCGATACGGCGGGTGTGATTGAAGTTGCGGCGACAGTGTGGTCGAACCTGGGGATGGTCGCTGGCATGCAGCAAGGCCAGACCGTCCTGATCCACGGTGGGTCGGGCGGCATCGGCACGTTCGCCATTCAGTTGGCCCACGCGATGGGGCTGACTGTTGCCACCACGGCAGGCAACGCCAACAACTTGGAGCTGTGCCGCTCCTTGGGCGCGGATATCCTCATCAACTACAAGGACGACGACTTCGTTGCTGTCATGAAAGAGCACGGTGGTGCCGACATCATCCTGGATATCATGGGCGCGAAATACCTGGATAGCAACGTGAAAGCGTTGGGTGAGAAAGGCCATCTTGTCATCATCGGTATGCAAGGTGGAGTCAAGGGCGAGCTTAATATCGGACGGTTGCTGTCCAAGAGAGGGTCGATCACGGCGACGAATGTGCGCGGCCGCTCCCTTGACGATAAAGCCGCCGTCGTCGCGGACACGATCAAACATGTCTGGCCTCTCTTGGAGGACGGAACCGTGTCCGCCCAGGTGACGAAAACACTTCCCATTGCCGACGCGGCAGAGGCCCACCGGCTACTGAAATCCCGTGAGGTCACCGGAAAAATCGTGCTGACCGTGGAATAA
- a CDS encoding DUF4040 family protein, producing the protein MELVAIPLFVVLALILVPLFVRLLDRNAGWPLALIFIASAIPLLRKLPDIIDGNPWTWKVTWIKDFLPNGADVIFSLRADALSTFFALLALGIGAAVFIYSTRYLHGGRGSMSFYLLMTAFMAAVVTLVLADDVILMFISWELVSLASFFLIARSGPGGELGSMRTIILTFFGGLTLLTSLGISAGVTGTTSLSGIIHSPEWAHHPALLSVIAVLIATSACTKSAQFPFHFWLPEAMAADTPVSAFLHAAAVVKAGIYLLLRFSALFHDDAWWRGVLIIVGMFTAIMAALFALQKNDLKKLTAYSTVSQLGWIVCTIGIGTPLAMAAAVVHTLAHALFKSSLFMLIGVVDHQTGTRDIRRLGPIWRVMPWTFSMALIAATSMAAVPPLFGFISKEGMLDAMLEGELATPATALLLICAAVGAILTFAYSYRYIFGGFVDGKRDVSDVHEAPLSLWLPAAIPGFLSLPLGFVPGFMDSFVDAAADSALSTHHATHTHLALFHGITVPLVISVVVIVVGITCVVFRKAIARVLVGKELSPFTGAHVLQGVITGGSRWGKLGGSMADSVSPTRHLALPFLAVITLAGSVAIGALFDGGAIDGVDMGSRVGGIDRPLDYVALVTVIIGVATAVLARRRLSAVIAVSAAGVGVTLQILTLGSPDVALTQILVELLTTVVLMLVIRLQPRDFTERSARRDRWAGTIAVLMGLTTTVGVVALVGYHGKPLISQWYLTNGPTISHGNNVVNTILVEFRAFDTMGELSVLGMCGVAIAAVVLSVPRVRDDIRGSLAAIPRPELNSLPMRWMAKLLIPVLILISAAVFWRGHNHPGGGFIAALIGGGALMFYYLSRPADKAPTNNRLPYILVGSGISLAVLAGLAGYLGHASGEEGGHGSRGSFLQPLNAHVGGELLTTAQIFDAGVYLAVLGLVAIALLQLGGSIRPGAENPLGPVRTHGGFSPVNPTEPDYAPSTAGTDRDTVSESTSDSGGDTSGRKPVDTVEVEE; encoded by the coding sequence GTGGAGCTTGTCGCGATCCCCTTGTTCGTGGTGCTCGCCCTCATCCTGGTTCCCCTGTTCGTTCGGTTACTTGACCGCAACGCAGGGTGGCCCCTAGCCCTTATTTTCATCGCGTCCGCCATCCCGCTCCTCCGGAAGTTGCCTGACATCATTGACGGCAATCCCTGGACCTGGAAGGTCACATGGATTAAGGATTTCCTCCCCAATGGTGCCGATGTGATCTTTTCACTCCGCGCCGACGCCTTATCTACATTCTTCGCTCTGCTCGCGTTAGGCATCGGCGCGGCCGTGTTCATTTACTCAACGCGGTATTTACACGGCGGCCGTGGGTCCATGAGCTTCTACCTGCTCATGACAGCTTTCATGGCAGCCGTCGTCACTCTTGTTCTTGCCGACGACGTCATCCTGATGTTTATCTCGTGGGAGCTCGTGTCACTGGCGTCGTTCTTCCTCATCGCGCGGTCAGGCCCCGGTGGCGAGCTGGGATCAATGCGCACGATTATTCTGACGTTCTTCGGTGGGCTTACGCTCCTGACCAGTTTGGGCATTAGCGCTGGTGTGACGGGAACGACCAGCCTGTCGGGGATCATTCATTCGCCGGAATGGGCACATCACCCCGCGTTGCTGTCTGTCATTGCCGTGTTGATTGCGACGTCGGCGTGCACGAAGTCGGCGCAGTTCCCCTTCCACTTCTGGCTCCCCGAGGCGATGGCGGCAGATACTCCGGTGTCCGCCTTCCTCCACGCGGCAGCCGTCGTGAAGGCCGGCATTTACCTGCTCTTGCGTTTTTCCGCGCTCTTCCATGACGACGCGTGGTGGCGCGGTGTGCTCATTATCGTCGGCATGTTCACCGCAATTATGGCGGCACTATTTGCCCTGCAGAAGAATGATCTGAAGAAACTGACCGCATACTCGACGGTGTCTCAGCTGGGCTGGATTGTGTGCACCATTGGTATTGGTACACCGCTCGCCATGGCGGCCGCGGTGGTTCACACGCTGGCACACGCATTGTTCAAATCCAGCTTGTTCATGCTGATTGGTGTGGTAGACCACCAAACCGGGACGCGCGATATTCGCCGGTTGGGGCCGATCTGGCGCGTCATGCCATGGACATTCAGCATGGCACTCATCGCCGCGACGTCCATGGCCGCGGTCCCGCCACTGTTCGGCTTCATCTCCAAAGAGGGCATGTTGGATGCCATGCTGGAAGGTGAACTGGCCACCCCGGCCACCGCGCTCCTGCTCATCTGCGCTGCTGTGGGTGCGATCCTGACCTTCGCCTACTCCTACCGCTACATTTTCGGCGGTTTCGTCGACGGAAAACGCGACGTCAGCGACGTCCACGAAGCACCACTGTCCTTGTGGCTCCCCGCGGCGATCCCCGGTTTCCTGTCCCTACCGCTGGGCTTTGTCCCCGGCTTCATGGATTCCTTCGTAGATGCCGCCGCGGATTCCGCGCTGAGCACACACCACGCGACGCACACTCACCTCGCCTTGTTCCACGGCATCACCGTGCCACTGGTGATCAGCGTCGTCGTCATCGTCGTTGGTATCACCTGTGTCGTGTTCCGTAAGGCTATTGCGCGGGTTCTCGTCGGCAAGGAACTATCCCCCTTCACGGGAGCTCACGTGCTCCAAGGGGTCATCACTGGTGGTTCCCGTTGGGGCAAGCTGGGCGGTTCTATGGCGGACTCCGTTTCGCCGACGCGCCACCTGGCTCTGCCGTTCTTGGCGGTCATTACTCTCGCGGGTTCCGTGGCTATCGGGGCGCTGTTTGATGGTGGTGCCATCGATGGTGTCGATATGGGCTCCCGGGTGGGCGGAATTGACCGCCCGCTGGATTACGTTGCCCTGGTCACGGTCATTATTGGTGTGGCCACCGCGGTCCTGGCCCGACGTCGTCTGTCGGCTGTGATTGCGGTCAGCGCTGCCGGTGTCGGTGTTACCCTGCAGATTCTGACCCTGGGCAGCCCAGATGTGGCGCTCACCCAGATTTTGGTTGAGCTGCTCACGACCGTGGTCCTCATGCTGGTCATCCGGCTGCAACCGCGCGACTTTACGGAGCGGTCCGCACGTCGTGATCGCTGGGCCGGAACGATCGCGGTTCTCATGGGATTAACGACGACGGTCGGCGTGGTCGCGCTGGTCGGCTACCACGGAAAACCATTGATTTCGCAGTGGTACCTCACCAACGGGCCCACAATTTCGCACGGAAATAACGTCGTGAACACCATCCTGGTGGAGTTCCGTGCTTTCGATACCATGGGCGAGCTTTCCGTGCTTGGTATGTGTGGTGTGGCGATCGCCGCGGTGGTGCTTTCCGTGCCGCGTGTTCGCGATGACATCCGCGGATCCTTGGCCGCCATCCCGCGCCCGGAGCTGAACTCGTTACCGATGAGGTGGATGGCGAAACTCCTTATCCCCGTCCTCATCCTGATCAGCGCAGCGGTGTTCTGGCGCGGGCACAATCACCCCGGCGGCGGGTTCATCGCAGCCCTAATCGGTGGCGGTGCGCTCATGTTCTACTACCTGTCGCGCCCGGCAGATAAGGCCCCAACGAACAATCGGCTTCCCTACATCCTGGTGGGCTCGGGTATTTCCTTGGCGGTCCTCGCAGGCCTGGCCGGTTACCTCGGCCACGCCTCCGGTGAGGAAGGCGGGCACGGATCCCGCGGGTCCTTCCTCCAGCCTCTCAATGCTCACGTTGGTGGCGAACTCTTGACGACGGCCCAGATTTTCGATGCCGGTGTCTACCTGGCCGTTCTCGGTTTGGTGGCCATCGCACTCTTGCAGTTGGGCGGCTCCATCCGGCCCGGCGCGGAAAACCCACTAGGGCCCGTACGCACCCACGGAGGGTTCTCTCCTGTCAACCCCACTGAGCCGGACTATGCACCGTCTACTGCGGGCACCGACCGCGATACCGTCTCTGAATCGACATCCGATAGTGGTGGCGATACGTCCGGCCGGAAACCCGTCGACACCGTGGAGGTGGAAGAATGA
- the wzm gene encoding galactan export ABC transporter permease subunit Wzm/RfbD → MIKEPTSSIPPSQSQTLRAAWVDLLRGFQSYELWLSLGMQDIKQRYRRSVLGPLWITIATGVMALALGLLYSLLFNIPLHDFLPHVTVGLIIWGFISGCVIEGAQTFIANEGLIKQLPASLSVHVYRLVWRQFLFLLHNLVIYVLLMIIFPRPLGWDWFLSIPALALIVINGVWVGMFFGIISTRFRDIAPLLESLIQLAFYVTPIVWTMQTLRDRGGAAGERARIAELNPLMHYLEIVRGPLIGVPVMWYSWVIVGLCTIVGLLITTVAMRQWRGRVSYWV, encoded by the coding sequence ATGATTAAAGAGCCCACCAGCTCTATACCGCCTTCGCAGTCGCAGACCCTCCGAGCAGCATGGGTCGACCTTCTTCGCGGCTTCCAGTCGTACGAGCTGTGGTTGTCGCTGGGGATGCAAGACATCAAACAGCGCTACCGTCGCTCAGTCCTTGGTCCGCTATGGATCACGATCGCTACTGGTGTCATGGCCTTAGCGCTGGGACTGCTCTATTCATTGCTCTTTAACATTCCGCTGCATGATTTCCTCCCGCACGTCACCGTCGGGCTCATCATCTGGGGTTTTATCTCCGGGTGCGTGATCGAGGGAGCGCAGACATTCATTGCGAATGAGGGATTAATTAAGCAGCTACCAGCGTCGTTATCGGTTCACGTCTACCGGTTGGTGTGGCGACAATTCCTCTTCTTGCTGCACAACCTCGTGATCTACGTCCTGCTGATGATCATTTTCCCGCGCCCATTGGGATGGGATTGGTTTCTATCCATACCCGCGCTTGCGCTGATCGTCATTAACGGTGTGTGGGTAGGAATGTTCTTCGGGATCATCTCAACCCGCTTCCGTGACATTGCGCCACTTCTCGAATCCCTCATTCAGCTGGCGTTTTATGTCACACCTATCGTTTGGACGATGCAAACATTGCGCGATCGTGGTGGCGCCGCCGGTGAGCGCGCCCGCATCGCAGAGCTCAACCCCCTCATGCACTACCTCGAAATCGTCCGTGGCCCCCTCATCGGTGTTCCGGTCATGTGGTACAGCTGGGTGATTGTGGGTCTGTGTACCATCGTTGGCCTGCTCATCACAACGGTTGCCATGCGTCAATGGCGTGGCCGCGTGAGCTACTGGGTGTAA
- a CDS encoding Na+/H+ antiporter subunit E — MKTLRLTLHALRYGAWLIEQVLLATWSIIVDANKRRSDIDPIIVAYPLRVQTDREVGLFTTSITMTPGTLSLGLLEVGDALPQDVSDYPGPHEPMPADDAPDGRILLVHAAFGSDPEAIMQELAEMEQRLAPQVCQRTHPRCANGYTSKLYYSDGAPNGGPGPKSFTKPGGPSIPPGYAGGDTDATGFSVESIVPGSAEQSQAGGATSRSAEPSRRNASQEES; from the coding sequence ATGAAAACGCTTCGTCTAACTCTGCATGCCCTACGGTACGGCGCGTGGCTCATTGAGCAGGTGTTACTGGCAACGTGGTCCATCATCGTGGATGCCAACAAGCGCAGGTCGGACATCGATCCGATCATCGTGGCGTACCCGTTGCGTGTGCAAACGGACCGTGAGGTCGGTCTATTTACGACGTCGATCACAATGACCCCGGGCACGTTATCGCTGGGGCTCCTTGAAGTGGGCGATGCCCTCCCCCAAGACGTGTCCGATTATCCGGGCCCCCATGAGCCAATGCCGGCCGACGATGCCCCTGATGGGCGGATCCTCTTAGTCCATGCTGCGTTTGGTAGCGATCCGGAGGCCATTATGCAGGAGCTGGCAGAGATGGAACAGCGCCTTGCCCCGCAGGTCTGCCAGCGCACGCATCCTCGGTGCGCTAATGGCTACACCAGCAAGTTGTATTACTCAGATGGCGCGCCCAATGGTGGCCCCGGGCCGAAGTCCTTCACTAAGCCCGGAGGACCGAGCATTCCTCCTGGTTATGCCGGTGGGGATACGGATGCTACCGGGTTCTCTGTTGAGTCCATTGTTCCGGGGTCTGCCGAGCAGTCACAGGCGGGAGGTGCGACCTCCAGGTCTGCCGAGCCGTCGCGCCGAAACGCTTCACAGGAGGAGAGCTAA